In Acidovorax sp. GBBC 1281, a single window of DNA contains:
- a CDS encoding DEAD/DEAH box helicase yields MVPFFVAAAAVSLGATALAFLLDRETEEEREQHKALRRRNDNLRGQFDSAHRDQARELAGRRAQLARGLARNRAEACRGFQLRVNVPMQEFAVLTASLRADLSDSSISPYRRNALRLLQGRIEDTSNRLAAFLHYCDWYLNQQDWLADRKRFEDLIEFPDPASRLPEEWYYDGKVGLASVVELSDQYNDYGQQLSLQTDRQGDHYSDAFQRALMLQYPDQDAIPVQLRAGKNPRYFKACILRGALYVEHILEKLPCLAIVSQFRRNARLGDGYEVRCFPGFCAVDSRQGQESGVRAFLPCSESSFPGKRYLPGEKIEVFLHHHDLLLKSSDLTVTQQRESLALGGGSSAPVFLYADGRQYDLYPVLQEAAAGATWQLRACREEPQALSITLQLGAWQIETEAELGGSQLRVTALNRSGVDSVLLDQLPFSLRLIEEKFSDSVYCDLLRFQEFTQFCRQQALFGDDEDARRMSGQFFERWSQVTDYLLEESAYQTFHLSPMAEPQDREWDFACEQKLKDGIQRLTDNARFPVRLHIEELNINNAGERWLQIGELKGVPEALQGGVFRLPHSGIRRPGAEQGFWPAKPAQLRLRIPDGGELANLGRQKRALQAFMSGRLLNRALQQILLMPSRYAAQPDPFWGQRVKAGLSWQDPNWIDPASARDTKRIIEAALTESNLYLMQGPPGTGKTTCIVELLYQIYAANPAARVLVVSQQNTAVDNALTRFLKRYPDYAKDLLRISSDATKVHTELHPQVTETILSNYLVGRQQEYSRAAGLGQSACAAWIQDWIESVYRDGSNGRPQFDDELTELLVGDYKLIGATCVGLASRRHGMDRLVFDVCIVDEGGRSTVPELLIPLMRSRKAIIIGDHFQLPPSVASRLREADAKEALPFLEETFLKTSFFEQLYENLPPACRGRLQEQFRMVEPIGDLVADLFYTNQGERGLFNGKTHDRTKFLDPQHPLRWHDVQLGLQEKENGAGPSLVNVEEAEAICHYLTVAANALLADRGCRGEDALKKTVAIITPYGAQKRLIDRLLDRIAADGGQIAKVLDIEVDTVDGFQGSEADIVLYSTVRTHGNISFLLDRQRLNVACSRARENLVFFGSARFLRERETRSGLFLFSRIIERAKISSSAVRQSGGTTRPSKDLGRTRRIHNEITLSKHGAQSGPYVEGGV; encoded by the coding sequence ATGGTGCCATTCTTTGTGGCTGCAGCAGCCGTATCGTTGGGGGCGACGGCGCTGGCCTTTTTGCTCGATAGAGAAACGGAAGAGGAGCGGGAGCAGCACAAAGCACTCCGACGTCGCAACGACAACCTACGCGGGCAATTCGACTCCGCACATCGCGACCAAGCTCGAGAACTGGCTGGCCGTCGTGCCCAACTGGCCCGGGGACTGGCGCGCAATCGCGCCGAGGCCTGTCGTGGATTCCAACTGCGGGTTAACGTCCCAATGCAGGAGTTTGCTGTACTGACCGCCAGTTTGCGCGCTGATCTGTCGGATTCGTCAATCAGCCCCTATCGACGGAATGCGTTGCGCCTGCTGCAAGGGCGCATCGAAGACACAAGCAACCGGCTGGCGGCCTTTCTCCACTATTGCGACTGGTACCTGAACCAACAAGATTGGTTGGCCGATCGAAAGCGTTTTGAGGATCTGATCGAGTTTCCAGATCCCGCATCTCGCTTGCCGGAGGAGTGGTATTACGACGGTAAGGTCGGTCTGGCCTCCGTCGTGGAATTGAGTGACCAATACAATGACTATGGTCAGCAACTGAGCCTGCAGACGGACAGGCAAGGTGACCACTACAGCGATGCCTTCCAGCGCGCGCTTATGCTGCAGTATCCCGATCAGGATGCAATTCCGGTACAGCTACGGGCTGGCAAGAACCCTCGCTACTTCAAGGCATGCATCCTTCGGGGAGCTTTGTATGTGGAACACATTCTCGAAAAGCTGCCTTGCCTAGCTATCGTTTCCCAATTCAGGCGCAACGCTAGACTTGGTGACGGTTACGAGGTTCGGTGCTTCCCTGGCTTCTGCGCGGTAGACAGCAGGCAGGGGCAGGAAAGTGGCGTGCGGGCCTTTCTCCCTTGCTCGGAGTCGAGCTTTCCCGGCAAGCGCTATCTGCCCGGCGAGAAGATCGAGGTTTTTTTGCACCACCACGATCTGCTGCTGAAAAGCAGTGACCTGACAGTAACTCAGCAGCGCGAATCGCTGGCGCTTGGCGGTGGAAGCTCCGCACCGGTCTTCCTCTATGCAGATGGCCGGCAGTACGACCTCTACCCGGTGCTACAGGAAGCGGCCGCAGGCGCCACTTGGCAGTTGCGTGCCTGTCGCGAGGAGCCGCAAGCGCTGAGCATCACCCTGCAACTTGGTGCTTGGCAGATCGAGACGGAGGCAGAGCTTGGTGGCAGCCAGTTGCGCGTCACAGCGTTGAACCGTTCCGGTGTCGACAGTGTGCTATTGGATCAGTTGCCATTCTCGTTGCGACTGATAGAGGAAAAGTTCAGTGATAGCGTCTACTGCGATCTGCTCCGATTCCAGGAGTTCACGCAGTTCTGTCGCCAACAGGCATTGTTTGGCGACGATGAAGACGCACGCCGGATGTCTGGTCAATTTTTCGAGCGATGGAGTCAAGTGACCGACTATCTGCTGGAGGAGAGCGCATACCAGACCTTCCATTTGTCGCCGATGGCTGAGCCGCAAGATCGCGAGTGGGACTTTGCTTGTGAGCAAAAACTGAAAGATGGAATTCAGCGTCTGACTGATAACGCGCGATTCCCGGTGCGTCTGCATATCGAAGAACTCAACATCAATAACGCGGGGGAGCGGTGGCTGCAGATCGGGGAGCTGAAAGGTGTGCCCGAGGCTTTGCAGGGCGGCGTTTTCCGTCTGCCGCACTCCGGCATCCGCAGGCCGGGAGCGGAACAGGGGTTCTGGCCCGCTAAGCCGGCCCAGTTGCGTTTGCGAATTCCGGATGGTGGAGAACTTGCCAATCTGGGGCGCCAGAAGCGCGCCCTGCAAGCTTTCATGAGCGGCCGACTGCTAAATCGAGCGTTGCAGCAGATTCTGCTGATGCCTAGTCGCTATGCCGCTCAGCCCGATCCTTTTTGGGGTCAGCGTGTGAAAGCAGGCTTGTCCTGGCAGGACCCAAACTGGATAGATCCTGCCTCGGCCAGAGATACCAAGAGAATCATAGAAGCCGCGCTCACCGAATCAAATTTGTACTTGATGCAAGGGCCGCCGGGCACGGGAAAGACGACATGCATCGTCGAACTGCTCTATCAGATTTATGCAGCTAATCCTGCCGCCCGAGTGCTGGTGGTCTCTCAGCAAAACACAGCCGTGGACAACGCGCTGACTCGGTTTTTGAAACGCTATCCAGACTATGCTAAAGATTTGCTTCGGATCAGCAGCGATGCCACCAAGGTACACACCGAGCTTCATCCGCAGGTGACTGAGACGATTCTGAGCAACTACCTAGTCGGGCGCCAGCAGGAATATAGCCGTGCTGCTGGGCTGGGGCAGTCTGCCTGTGCAGCTTGGATCCAGGACTGGATCGAAAGCGTCTACCGGGATGGTTCAAATGGGAGGCCGCAGTTTGACGACGAACTGACCGAGTTACTCGTGGGGGATTACAAGCTGATTGGTGCAACCTGCGTAGGGTTAGCCTCGCGTAGGCACGGTATGGACCGGTTGGTTTTTGATGTTTGCATTGTCGATGAAGGTGGTCGCTCTACCGTACCAGAGTTGTTGATTCCGCTGATGCGCAGTCGCAAGGCCATCATCATCGGTGATCACTTCCAGCTGCCGCCGAGTGTTGCCAGCCGGCTTCGTGAGGCCGATGCTAAGGAAGCCCTACCATTTCTAGAGGAGACATTTCTGAAGACTAGCTTTTTCGAGCAACTCTACGAAAACCTGCCACCAGCGTGCCGGGGTCGATTGCAGGAACAGTTTCGGATGGTCGAGCCAATCGGCGATCTGGTCGCTGACCTGTTCTATACCAATCAGGGCGAGCGTGGCCTGTTCAATGGCAAGACGCATGATCGCACCAAATTTCTGGATCCCCAGCATCCCCTCCGCTGGCATGACGTTCAACTTGGTCTACAAGAGAAAGAGAACGGAGCGGGTCCGAGCCTAGTGAACGTGGAAGAGGCAGAGGCGATCTGTCATTACCTGACGGTGGCAGCAAATGCGCTATTAGCAGATCGAGGGTGCCGGGGCGAAGATGCACTGAAGAAAACTGTAGCCATCATCACACCGTATGGGGCGCAGAAGCGCCTGATTGACCGCTTGCTGGATCGCATTGCGGCCGATGGCGGCCAAATCGCCAAAGTTCTGGATATCGAAGTAGACACCGTGGATGGTTTCCAGGGCAGTGAAGCCGATATCGTTCTGTATTCAACGGTCCGAACGCACGGCAACATTAGCTTTCTGTTGGACCGACAGCGACTAAACGTTGCCTGCTCACGGGCTCGAGAGAATCTTGTGTTTTTCGGCTCTGCTAGGTTTCTTAGAGAGCGTGAAACTCGAAGCGGTCTGTTCCTGTTCAGTCGGATTATTGAGCGCGCCAAGATCAGCTCAAGTGCTGTTCGGCAGAGTGGCGGCACAACAAGGCCTTCCAAGGATCTCGGGCGAACTCGTCGAATTCACAATGAGATCACCTTGAGCAAACACGGGGCACAGTCTGGACCCTATGTGGAGGGCGGAGTTTGA
- a CDS encoding DMT family transporter, which yields MNAKTAGTLEMTTAMVIAGTVGWLVLQTGMPAASVVFWRCAFGAAALLMLCLLRGQPARWNIGRRQAGMAALGGIALAASWGLLFAAYSHASIAIATVTYHTQPFMLVALGALFFGEKRTASQAGWLGIAFGGLVLIVVGGGQWGVPPSGYLEGVGLALAAAFFYAMAAAITKRLSGVPPRLIVLIQLIVGTLLLLPFAQAPTGEATLPTWGLLLAIGFIHTGLMSTLLYSAIQKLSTSMVGVLSFIYPIVAIGVDAWAFGHRLSPMQVGGAVAILMAVAGMNFGWPMAARRPAPR from the coding sequence ATGAATGCGAAAACGGCAGGCACGCTGGAGATGACCACCGCCATGGTCATCGCCGGCACGGTGGGCTGGCTGGTGCTGCAAACCGGAATGCCCGCCGCTTCGGTGGTCTTCTGGCGCTGCGCTTTCGGTGCCGCGGCGCTGCTGATGCTCTGTCTCCTTCGGGGCCAGCCGGCGCGATGGAACATCGGCCGCAGGCAAGCCGGCATGGCCGCACTCGGCGGCATCGCCCTGGCGGCCAGCTGGGGCCTGCTGTTTGCCGCCTACTCGCACGCATCCATCGCGATTGCCACGGTGACCTACCATACCCAGCCCTTCATGCTCGTGGCGCTGGGGGCGCTGTTCTTCGGAGAAAAGCGGACCGCGTCGCAAGCGGGTTGGCTGGGCATCGCGTTCGGCGGCCTCGTGCTCATCGTCGTCGGCGGTGGACAGTGGGGCGTGCCGCCCTCCGGCTACCTGGAAGGCGTCGGACTGGCACTGGCCGCCGCGTTCTTCTATGCCATGGCGGCCGCGATCACCAAAAGGCTGAGCGGCGTGCCGCCCCGCCTGATCGTCCTGATCCAGCTGATCGTCGGCACCCTGCTTTTGCTGCCGTTCGCCCAGGCCCCGACGGGCGAAGCGACGCTACCCACCTGGGGTTTGCTGCTGGCGATCGGGTTCATTCACACGGGCCTGATGTCCACGCTCCTGTACAGCGCCATCCAGAAGCTATCGACGTCGATGGTGGGCGTTCTGTCGTTCATCTATCCCATCGTGGCCATCGGGGTCGATGCGTGGGCCTTCGGCCATCGGCTGAGCCCCATGCAGGTCGGTGGGGCCGTCGCCATCCTCATGGCCGTGGCAGGGATGAACTTCGGATGGCCCATGGCTGCACGCCGCCCAGCGCCGCGATAG
- the rimO gene encoding 30S ribosomal protein S12 methylthiotransferase RimO has product MTTTTEAALDLTQKRKVPSIGMVSLGCPKALTDSELILTQLSAEGYQTSKTFEGADLVIVNTCGFIDDAVKESLDTIGEALAENGKVIVTGCLGARSGDGGGNLVRQMHPSVLAVTGPHATQEVMDAVHLNLPKPHDPFIDLVPGSFGVAGIKLTPKHYAYLKISEGCNHRCTFCIIPSMRGDLVSRPIGDVLSEAKALFEGGVKELLVISQDTSAFGVDVKYRTGFWDGKPVKTRMLELVQTLGEIAEPYGAWVRLHYVYPYPSVDEVIPLMATGKVLPYLDVPFQHSHPDVLKRMKRPASGERNLERIQRWRETCPEIVIRSTFIAGFPGETEEEFQHLLDFVREAQIDRAGCFAYSDVNGAVANELPGMLPMELREERRARFMAVAEEVSAAKLRSRVGATMQVLVDSAPALGRKGGTGRTYADAPEIDGVVHLLPPEKISKTMKVGEFTRARIVGTQGHDLVALPI; this is encoded by the coding sequence ATGACCACGACAACCGAAGCTGCGCTCGACTTGACCCAGAAGCGCAAGGTTCCGAGTATAGGTATGGTATCACTGGGCTGCCCCAAAGCTCTGACCGACTCCGAACTGATCCTCACGCAGCTGAGCGCCGAGGGCTACCAGACCTCCAAGACTTTCGAAGGTGCCGATCTCGTCATCGTCAACACCTGCGGCTTCATCGACGATGCGGTCAAGGAAAGCCTGGACACCATCGGCGAGGCGCTGGCCGAGAACGGCAAGGTCATCGTCACCGGCTGCCTGGGTGCACGGTCCGGCGACGGTGGCGGGAACCTGGTGCGGCAAATGCACCCCAGCGTGCTGGCCGTCACCGGCCCCCATGCCACGCAGGAGGTGATGGATGCCGTTCACCTCAACCTGCCCAAGCCGCACGACCCGTTCATCGACCTGGTGCCGGGCAGCTTCGGCGTGGCGGGCATCAAGCTCACGCCCAAGCACTACGCATACCTCAAGATCAGCGAAGGCTGCAACCACCGCTGCACCTTCTGCATCATCCCCTCCATGCGCGGCGACCTCGTCTCGCGTCCCATCGGCGATGTGCTGAGCGAGGCCAAGGCTTTGTTCGAAGGCGGCGTGAAGGAACTGCTGGTCATCAGCCAGGACACCTCGGCGTTCGGCGTCGATGTGAAGTACCGCACGGGTTTCTGGGACGGCAAGCCCGTCAAGACCCGCATGCTGGAACTGGTGCAGACCCTGGGCGAGATCGCCGAACCCTACGGCGCCTGGGTGCGCCTGCACTACGTGTACCCCTACCCGAGCGTGGATGAGGTCATTCCCCTCATGGCCACGGGCAAGGTGCTGCCGTACCTGGACGTGCCGTTCCAGCACAGCCACCCGGACGTGCTCAAGCGCATGAAGCGCCCCGCCAGCGGCGAGCGCAATCTGGAGCGCATCCAGCGCTGGCGCGAGACCTGTCCCGAAATCGTCATTCGCAGCACCTTCATCGCCGGCTTTCCGGGCGAGACCGAAGAAGAGTTCCAGCACCTCCTGGACTTCGTGCGCGAGGCGCAGATCGATCGTGCAGGCTGCTTTGCCTACAGCGACGTGAACGGCGCGGTGGCCAATGAACTGCCCGGCATGCTGCCGATGGAATTGCGCGAAGAGCGCCGCGCGCGCTTCATGGCCGTGGCCGAGGAAGTGTCCGCCGCCAAGCTGCGCAGCCGCGTGGGCGCCACCATGCAGGTGCTGGTCGACTCCGCCCCCGCGCTGGGCAGAAAGGGCGGCACTGGCCGCACCTATGCCGATGCGCCCGAGATCGACGGCGTGGTGCACCTGCTGCCGCCTGAGAAGATCAGCAAGACGATGAAGGTGGGCGAGTTCACCCGAGCCCGCATCGTCGGCACGCAGGGACATGATCTGGTCGCACTGCCGATCTGA
- a CDS encoding recombinase family protein, with protein sequence MSGLVYSYTRFSDPRQASGHSVQRQTDFAEKWAKDNGLRLDSELTMRDEGLSAFHQKHVTKGALGTFLAAVEAGKVPPGSVLIVEALDRLSRANPMDAQAQLTSIVNAGLTVVTASDKQVYSRESLKKDSIKLVISVLYMIKAHEESAHKSERVASAIVGKCKDWELGKFRGKLRQGKDPQWLRETPDGWELIPERVDALRKAVALYLAGQSGQDIAAKLAAEGVSPFNGLLSSAHFYKVVKNPNLIGVKTVVVETEDVRGEFALKEYYPAVLSATEWDDLQAVNGQRGRRGAKSTIPHIITGLGITYCGYCGCAMSGQHLFGKIKNHGDKLKDGYRRLLCAAKQYGKACPHPVSRSVAPVERAIMNYCSDILNLRALYGGDRSAPLREQLKAQRQRAGEIAEQSGNLMNAILSASSGVAPSMLVEKMSELETEKRTLERAMAHTEAQISALARNDVNGVQAKWAELAKGVQELDYDARLQAKQLVADTFERIVVYSTGVRPDDENRFTDVVLLAKGGASRMLRVDKSGVWQALEDVQQEVMVA encoded by the coding sequence ATGTCTGGTCTCGTCTACAGCTACACCCGCTTCTCAGATCCACGCCAGGCCAGTGGCCACAGCGTTCAACGACAGACCGATTTCGCCGAAAAATGGGCGAAGGACAACGGACTTCGTCTGGATAGCGAGTTGACGATGCGTGACGAGGGTTTGAGCGCCTTCCACCAGAAGCACGTCACCAAGGGAGCCTTGGGAACCTTCTTGGCTGCCGTCGAGGCTGGGAAGGTACCCCCAGGATCCGTGCTCATCGTCGAGGCGCTCGATCGGCTGTCGCGCGCCAATCCGATGGACGCGCAGGCGCAGTTGACCTCTATTGTAAATGCGGGGCTCACCGTGGTCACCGCGTCGGATAAACAGGTGTATAGCCGCGAGTCGCTGAAGAAGGACTCCATCAAGCTCGTCATCAGCGTGCTCTACATGATCAAAGCGCACGAGGAGTCGGCTCACAAGAGCGAGCGGGTCGCTTCCGCCATCGTCGGTAAGTGCAAGGACTGGGAGCTAGGCAAGTTCCGCGGGAAGCTCCGGCAAGGAAAAGACCCCCAGTGGCTCCGGGAAACGCCCGACGGCTGGGAGCTCATTCCTGAGCGCGTCGACGCTTTGAGAAAGGCCGTCGCGCTCTACCTCGCAGGCCAATCGGGACAAGACATCGCGGCGAAGCTGGCTGCCGAAGGTGTCAGCCCGTTTAACGGCCTTCTGAGCAGCGCGCACTTCTACAAGGTCGTTAAGAACCCGAATCTCATCGGCGTCAAAACGGTGGTGGTCGAGACGGAGGATGTCCGGGGCGAATTTGCGCTCAAGGAGTATTACCCAGCTGTGCTATCCGCAACGGAATGGGATGACCTTCAAGCCGTCAACGGGCAAAGGGGCCGACGCGGTGCCAAATCAACTATTCCGCACATCATCACTGGCCTGGGCATCACGTACTGCGGCTACTGCGGATGCGCCATGTCTGGCCAGCATCTGTTCGGGAAAATCAAAAATCACGGAGACAAGCTCAAAGACGGGTACAGGCGTTTGCTCTGTGCAGCCAAGCAATACGGAAAGGCATGCCCTCACCCGGTTTCCCGTTCCGTTGCACCGGTTGAACGCGCAATCATGAACTACTGTTCAGACATCCTGAACCTCCGAGCCCTTTACGGCGGTGATCGATCTGCCCCGCTTCGCGAACAACTCAAAGCCCAACGCCAAAGAGCGGGGGAGATTGCAGAACAATCCGGCAACCTGATGAACGCAATCCTCTCGGCATCATCCGGCGTTGCTCCTTCGATGCTCGTGGAGAAGATGTCCGAACTCGAGACGGAAAAGCGTACCCTTGAGCGAGCCATGGCTCATACCGAGGCGCAAATCAGCGCTCTGGCTCGTAACGACGTCAATGGTGTTCAAGCGAAGTGGGCAGAGCTTGCCAAAGGTGTCCAGGAACTCGATTACGACGCCAGGCTTCAGGCAAAACAGCTGGTGGCAGACACGTTCGAGAGGATCGTCGTCTACTCGACTGGGGTTCGGCCTGACGACGAGAATCGGTTCACGGACGTCGTACTGCTTGCAAAGGGTGGCGCCTCTCGGATGCTGCGCGTGGACAAATCAGGTGTATGGCAAGCGCTCGAGGATGTTCAACAAGAGGTGATGGTGGCGTAG
- a CDS encoding helix-turn-helix domain-containing protein, which yields MTTSPSPIRLLAAAVRRERERLGLSVSELAKRAAIAKSTLSQLEAGVGNPSLETLWALATALDVQVTQLIAQPRTHVQVIRAHEGVALASEQANYAATLLAVCPAGVQRDLYRLTVQPGAPRTSERHLPGTVEHVVLCSGRARLGPVGHLVELGPGDYASYSADETHVFEALEPQTTAVMLIEHT from the coding sequence TTGACCACCAGTCCTTCACCCATCCGCCTGTTGGCCGCGGCCGTGCGCCGCGAGCGCGAGCGCCTCGGCCTGTCCGTGTCCGAACTCGCCAAACGGGCGGCCATCGCCAAATCGACGCTCTCCCAACTGGAGGCGGGCGTCGGCAATCCGAGCCTGGAAACGCTCTGGGCGCTTGCCACCGCGCTGGATGTGCAGGTGACGCAATTGATCGCCCAGCCCAGAACCCATGTGCAGGTCATCCGGGCCCATGAGGGGGTGGCGCTGGCTTCGGAGCAGGCGAATTACGCTGCGACCCTGCTGGCGGTGTGCCCTGCCGGCGTGCAGCGCGATCTCTATCGCCTGACGGTCCAGCCCGGCGCACCTAGGACTTCCGAGCGCCATTTGCCGGGCACGGTGGAGCACGTCGTCCTGTGCAGTGGACGCGCCCGTCTGGGGCCGGTCGGCCATCTGGTGGAACTCGGCCCGGGGGACTATGCCAGCTACTCGGCGGATGAAACGCATGTGTTCGAAGCGCTCGAACCCCAGACGACGGCGGTCATGCTGATCGAGCACACATGA
- the efp gene encoding elongation factor P — MKIAQEIRAGNVIMHGKDPMVVLKTEYARGGRGAATVRMKLKSLIGNFGTENVFKADDKIDNVILDKKECTYSYFADPMYVCMDTEFNQYEVEAENMGDALNYLEDGMTVEVVFYDGKAISVELPTSVEREVTWTEPAVKGDTSGKVLKPAKIATGFEVPVPLFVSQGDKIEIDTRTGEYRKRV; from the coding sequence ATGAAAATCGCTCAAGAAATCCGCGCCGGCAATGTGATCATGCACGGCAAGGACCCGATGGTCGTCCTGAAGACCGAATACGCACGCGGCGGCCGCGGCGCCGCCACGGTCCGCATGAAGCTCAAGAGCCTGATCGGCAACTTCGGCACCGAAAACGTGTTCAAGGCCGACGACAAGATCGACAACGTCATCCTGGACAAGAAGGAGTGCACCTACTCCTACTTCGCCGACCCGATGTACGTCTGCATGGACACCGAGTTCAACCAGTACGAAGTCGAAGCCGAGAACATGGGCGACGCACTGAACTACCTGGAAGACGGCATGACCGTCGAAGTGGTGTTCTACGACGGCAAGGCCATCTCGGTCGAACTGCCCACCAGCGTGGAACGCGAAGTCACCTGGACGGAACCCGCCGTCAAGGGCGACACGTCCGGCAAGGTGCTCAAGCCCGCCAAGATCGCCACCGGCTTCGAAGTGCCCGTGCCGCTGTTCGTGAGCCAGGGCGACAAGATCGAAATCGACACCCGCACGGGCGAATACCGCAAGCGCGTCTGA
- a CDS encoding Nramp family divalent metal transporter yields the protein MFPLPRTATAPFCPSEVKGSVQVDPGLPFSKKLLRYAGPGLLVSVGYMDPGNWATDIEAGSRFGYGLLFVVLLASLAAMLLQTLCVRLGLVARRDLAQLCRERYSPAVNRCLWLGAELAIVACDLAEVLGSALALHLLFGVSIPVGIAITAFDTVLVLGLQGAGFRRVEAIVLALVATIAACFAVELAFSQPIWSQVAMGFVPSLERLQQPGALYLAIGIVGATVMPHNLYLHSSIVQTRLVADTDAARREAIRFCTWDAVVSLSLALLVNAAIMVLAASAFHHSGHRDVADIADAYHLIEPLVGSALAAALFGIALLASGQSSTFTGTIAGQIVMEGFLDLKIPCWQRRLITRGLALVPAFMGVWWLGDAGVGKMLVLSQVVLSFQLPFAMWPLIRFSSSPEVMGRFATGRTLRLAAWGLFAVISLANLWLVAAVFG from the coding sequence ATGTTCCCCTTGCCGCGCACCGCCACCGCGCCTTTTTGCCCGTCCGAAGTCAAGGGCAGCGTCCAAGTGGACCCCGGCCTCCCGTTTTCCAAAAAGCTGCTGCGCTACGCAGGGCCGGGCCTGCTGGTCTCGGTGGGCTACATGGACCCGGGCAATTGGGCGACGGACATCGAGGCCGGCTCGCGCTTCGGCTACGGGCTGCTCTTCGTCGTGCTGCTGGCGAGCCTCGCCGCCATGCTGCTGCAGACCCTTTGCGTGCGCCTGGGGCTGGTGGCGCGCCGGGACCTGGCCCAACTGTGCCGCGAGCGCTATTCCCCTGCCGTGAACCGGTGCCTCTGGCTGGGGGCGGAACTGGCCATCGTGGCCTGCGACCTGGCCGAGGTGCTGGGCAGCGCGCTGGCGCTGCACCTGCTGTTCGGTGTGTCGATTCCGGTGGGCATCGCCATCACGGCCTTTGACACCGTGCTGGTGCTGGGCTTGCAGGGCGCGGGGTTCCGGCGGGTGGAGGCCATCGTGCTGGCGCTGGTGGCCACCATCGCCGCATGCTTTGCGGTGGAGCTGGCGTTCTCGCAGCCGATCTGGTCGCAGGTGGCGATGGGCTTCGTGCCCAGTCTGGAGCGGCTGCAGCAGCCCGGGGCGCTGTACCTGGCCATCGGCATCGTGGGCGCCACGGTCATGCCGCATAACCTGTACCTGCATTCGTCCATCGTGCAGACCCGGCTGGTGGCCGACACCGATGCGGCGCGGCGCGAGGCCATTCGTTTCTGCACCTGGGATGCCGTGGTGTCGCTGTCGCTCGCGCTGCTGGTGAACGCGGCCATCATGGTGCTGGCCGCCAGTGCCTTCCACCATAGCGGCCACCGCGACGTGGCCGACATCGCCGACGCGTACCACCTCATCGAACCCCTGGTGGGCAGCGCCCTCGCGGCCGCGCTCTTCGGCATCGCGCTGCTGGCCTCGGGCCAGAGCTCGACCTTCACGGGCACCATCGCCGGACAGATCGTGATGGAAGGGTTCCTGGATCTCAAGATTCCCTGCTGGCAGCGGCGCCTCATCACGCGGGGGCTGGCGCTGGTGCCGGCTTTCATGGGCGTGTGGTGGCTGGGCGATGCGGGTGTGGGCAAGATGCTGGTGCTCAGCCAGGTGGTGCTGAGCTTTCAACTGCCCTTCGCGATGTGGCCGCTGATCCGGTTCAGCAGCAGCCCCGAGGTGATGGGCCGCTTTGCCACCGGACGGACCCTCCGGCTAGCGGCCTGGGGGCTGTTTGCCGTGATCTCGCTGGCGAATCTCTGGCTGGTGGCAGCGGTGTTCGGTTGA